From Paenibacillus graminis, a single genomic window includes:
- a CDS encoding bifunctional 2-keto-4-hydroxyglutarate aldolase/2-keto-3-deoxy-6-phosphogluconate aldolase has protein sequence MKKIKVLQNITAVGVVAVIRADNADDAVKMSAACIEGGLNNIEVTFTTPDADVAIKRLVAEYGSRAVIGAGTVLDPLTARIAILAGSEFVVSPSFEEETAKMCNLYGIPYMPGCMTLNEMKEALKLGVDVLKLFPGSAFGPDYVKAVKGPMPHVNIMPTGGVDLNNMEKWIANGCIAVGIGGNLTAPAKEGRYDQITELAAKYVAKFKEIKGA, from the coding sequence ATGAAAAAAATAAAAGTATTGCAGAACATTACAGCCGTTGGTGTAGTAGCTGTAATCCGTGCCGACAATGCCGATGATGCTGTTAAAATGTCCGCTGCCTGTATTGAAGGTGGACTCAACAACATTGAAGTTACCTTTACAACTCCGGATGCCGACGTGGCGATCAAACGCCTGGTAGCTGAATACGGTAGCCGTGCGGTAATCGGCGCAGGTACAGTGCTTGATCCGCTTACCGCAAGAATCGCCATTCTGGCCGGTTCGGAATTTGTGGTCAGCCCTTCTTTTGAAGAAGAAACCGCCAAAATGTGCAATCTCTACGGTATCCCTTATATGCCGGGCTGTATGACATTAAATGAAATGAAAGAAGCACTGAAGCTGGGCGTGGATGTGCTGAAGCTGTTCCCGGGCAGCGCCTTCGGGCCGGATTACGTGAAGGCTGTCAAAGGGCCAATGCCGCATGTGAACATTATGCCTACCGGCGGTGTGGATCTCAACAATATGGAGAAATGGATCGCGAACGGCTGTATCGCTGTAGGCATCGGCGGCAACCTGACCGCTCCGGCCAAGGAAGGACGCTACGACCAGATCACCGAGCTGGCCGCCAAATATGTGGCGAAGTTCAAGGAAATCAAAGGCGCTTAA
- a CDS encoding RNA polymerase sigma factor, with the protein MVEQGLIRAAQAGDRDALITLLREIEGHVYKTAFYILHNEQDALDASQEALIRVYTKIGSYEEKAQFKTWVQRIVTNICIDKFRRTKPTVSIDEHEMVFPDKHDVEREVLSGYLAEDIREAIDQLPEHHRTVIVLRYLQDFSYNEIADSLDLPLNTVKSYLFRARQQLQNRLQEYQKGGVSG; encoded by the coding sequence GTGGTGGAGCAGGGACTCATCAGAGCCGCTCAAGCGGGCGATCGCGACGCTCTAATCACCCTATTGCGAGAAATTGAAGGACATGTATATAAGACGGCCTTCTACATTCTTCATAATGAGCAGGATGCTTTGGATGCTTCACAGGAGGCGCTTATCCGCGTGTATACCAAAATCGGTTCCTACGAGGAAAAGGCCCAGTTCAAGACATGGGTACAGCGGATTGTGACCAACATATGCATTGACAAGTTCAGAAGAACAAAACCTACAGTTTCCATTGACGAACATGAAATGGTGTTTCCGGATAAACATGATGTGGAACGTGAAGTATTGTCCGGTTACCTGGCGGAGGATATACGTGAGGCGATTGACCAGCTTCCGGAACATCACCGGACAGTAATCGTTCTGCGGTATTTGCAGGATTTTTCTTACAACGAGATTGCAGACTCGCTGGATCTGCCCCTGAACACGGTGAAATCGTACTTGTTCCGAGCCAGGCAGCAGCTGCAGAACAGACTTCAGGAGTATCAGAAAGGTGGTGTATCAGGATGA